GACCCGGCGCAGGTCCGCCCGCTGCTGCCCGGCGGCACCGACGCGGTCGCCGTGGTCACCAGCCGGCACCGGATGCTCGGCCTGCTCGTCTCCGAACTCGCCCGCCCCATCCCGTTGTCCGTGCTCGACCAGGACGAGTCCACCGCGCTGCTCGCCCGGGTGCTCGGCCCGGCCCGGATCGCCGCCGAACCCGCCGCCGCCCGCGAACTCGCCACCCTCTGCGACGGCCTGCCGCTCGCCCTGCGGATCGCCGCCGCCAAGCTCGCCGCCGACCCGCGCCGCGAACTCGCCTCCCTGGCCGGCCAACTCCGCCAGGAACAGCACCGGCTCGCCCGGCTCGCCACCGAGGAGGTCGGCGTGACCGGCGCGCTGCGGCTCTCCTACGAGCACTTGTCCCCGCCCGCCGCCCGGCTGTTCCGCACCCTCGGCTTCCACCCCGGTCCGGTGATCGACGCCTACAGCGCCGCCGCGCTCGGCGACCTCGACCTGTGCGCCGCCGTCGAAGCCCTGGAACAACTCGCCGCCGTCCACCTGATCGGCGAGACCGAGGGCGGCCGGTACACCCTGCGCGACCTGGTCCGGCTGTACGCCCGGGAGCTGAGCGTCCGGTCCGGCCCCGTCGAACAGCGGCTGGCCCGCAAACGCCTCGCCGACCAGTACATCTACACCGGCCTGGGCGCCGCCGAAGCCGCCGAACCCGGCAGCCAGTCCTGCTTCGTCCCCGTCCCCGACAGCCACCGGCCCCGCGCCACCGCCGAGTTCGCCACCGCCGCGGAGGCGCTGGCCTGGCTCGACGAGCACCGCGAGACCCTCGCCCAGCTGATCGCCACCATCGACCCCGACCGGGCCTGGCGACTGGCGCTCACCCAGTGGCCGCTGATCGTGCGCCGGGTTCGGGACGGCTGGGTGCCGCAACTGGAACACGCGCTGGACGCGGCCGTCGAAGCCGGCGACCCCGACGGCGAGAGCCAGGTCCGCGCCCTGCTCGGCTGGGTGCTGGTCTCCAACCGCCGCCTCCCGGAGGCGCAGACCTGCCTGGCCCCGGCCGCTGACCTCGCCCAGCGGGCCGGTAACCAGGTCGGCCGGGCGGTCGCGCTGATCAACCTGGCCCTGGTGCAGGCAGAACTCGGCGACACCGCCGCGGCCGGCGCCGGACTCGCCCAGGCCCTGGAGATCGCCCTCGCCATCGACCACCGGCACACCGTCACCCTCGCCCTCCAGCACCTGGCCCGCCACCTGCTGGACACCGGCCGCCCCCGCCAGGCCATCGAACACGTTCGGCGCGGGCTGGAGCTGACCGCCGAGGAAGCCCCCGCCGGGCGCCGCGTCCGGCTGCACACCGCCTGCGGCGAGGCGCTGACCGCCCTCGGCCGGCACCCCGAGGCCCGCGCCCGGCTGCAGGCCGCGCTCGCCGAGGCCGAACGCCTCGGGTACGACGAGGCCACCGCCGAGGTACTGCGCGCCCTCGCCCACGCCGAGGACGCCGCCGGACTGGCCCGCGCCGCCACCGTCCACCGCCGGCGGGCCGAAGAATTCGGCCCGGCGCCGTGACCAGGTGGGGCCGGGCCGCGGTGACCCGCCTGGATCGTCCGATCGACTCGTGTTCGCGTGGAAATCGGTTGATAAAGCGTTAGTCATGCGCATGCGAAAGGCAAGTGGCATGGGAGAGAATGAATGAGTGCGGCAGCTGTGGGTACACCCGGCGCTGCCCGTGGCACCGCGTCCGCACCAGCTGCTCACCCGGTCGCCCCGGGTGGCCCGGCAGACCCTCGCCCACCCGCACACGGGGCAGTGAAAGCGGGAGGGGTGTCCAGGGATGGCCGAAGAATCGGTGTATATCGACCTCGACGAGGTCCAGTCGTCAGCCAAGACGATCTTGGGGTTGCTGAAGGAACTGGAAGGCCCGGCCAACCAGTTGGAGGCAGCCGTCAAGCAGGTTCAGGCCTCGGTCTACGGTGTGGACTTGCTCGGCAAGTCACTGCAGGGCTCCGGCTCCTCGGTCGGTGGCCTGGGCCAGCACCAGGAGCAGGTGATGGCGGGCATCCGGGTCCTGATGCAGAACGCCACCGCGATGGGCGAGAACCTGGTCGCCATGGCCGCGCGCCACGAGGCCAACGACCAGCAGCACGCAGCCGAACTGACCCGGATCGGCGCGACCGGGACGACGCCCGCCGCGCCGGTCCTCGCCGGCCTGCCGACCGCCGGGCAGGTGCACCTGCCGACCGCTGCGCAGGTGCACCTGCCTACCCCCGGTGTTCTGACCCCCCGCCACTACGAGGGCACCACCCTCGCGCCGCTCGGCGAGCCGGACCGGATCAGCGCCGTCCCGACGGTGCCGGGCCTGCGGCCCGATGGTTTCCATTCGGCCACCCCGGACCTCGATCCGATCACCCGGCCCGCGCCGATCGCTCCCGTCAGCGTCCCCGACGCCGGGGTCGCCTACCACGGCCCGGACGCGCCGGAACTGCACTACAACGACAATCCCAACCCGCTGTTCGAGTACTACGCTGCGGACTGACCGAGCAGCGGCCACTGTCACCGGAGGCGACGGCGGCTGATGTCATGTCGGCTGACCCGAGACCCTTTCGGCTGAAGCCACGTGGAGAGCATCAGCCGAATCGCCATCCCGAGCAGGCACCGACGTTCCGACGTCCGACTGATCGCCGCGTCAGTCGATCCGACGCACCGTCACCGGGACCACCTCGGTGCCGGCCGTCGCCGAACCGACCCGACACCCTCTCAGAGAGCTTCCCGCCATGATCGAGCTGCCGGCCGACCTCGCCGAAGTACTCAAAACCGTGCAGAGCAACGAGAACGGCAAGGACATCGCCTTCCCGGACGGCGACGAGGAACTGCTCGCCCAGCTCGCCACCGCCTGGGACAAGTGGA
The sequence above is drawn from the Kitasatospora sp. NBC_00315 genome and encodes:
- a CDS encoding BTAD domain-containing putative transcriptional regulator, which produces MNFRLLGAVSADGVDGELRLGPEKRRSLLALLLLRRNHAVSVAQLTEALWVAAPPANARTVVQSHVSRLRALLAEAQADRHGVLLTTAGDAYALHLPDGLVDVERFDELLAAARAEQRSAAVVDALERALALWRGPALTGTVASPPLEAWRQSLEENRLAAVELLGEHYRLLGEPARAVEILRAETVAHPLRESLVSALMLALFGAGRQSDALDWYHRTRESLADRLGVDPGRALNAAYERILRGEGSTAGTGGPSAALPQAVVRVPEQRRAEPDPLPAVDLLPRSPRGFHGRETELAALGDAARTGPDGAVALVTGAAGVGKTALALHWAHRNAARFPDGQLFADLGGFSDRPVRETGEVLAEFLAALGVAREDQPAGAAARGALYRRLTAGRRVLVVIDDARDPAQVRPLLPGGTDAVAVVTSRHRMLGLLVSELARPIPLSVLDQDESTALLARVLGPARIAAEPAAARELATLCDGLPLALRIAAAKLAADPRRELASLAGQLRQEQHRLARLATEEVGVTGALRLSYEHLSPPAARLFRTLGFHPGPVIDAYSAAALGDLDLCAAVEALEQLAAVHLIGETEGGRYTLRDLVRLYARELSVRSGPVEQRLARKRLADQYIYTGLGAAEAAEPGSQSCFVPVPDSHRPRATAEFATAAEALAWLDEHRETLAQLIATIDPDRAWRLALTQWPLIVRRVRDGWVPQLEHALDAAVEAGDPDGESQVRALLGWVLVSNRRLPEAQTCLAPAADLAQRAGNQVGRAVALINLALVQAELGDTAAAGAGLAQALEIALAIDHRHTVTLALQHLARHLLDTGRPRQAIEHVRRGLELTAEEAPAGRRVRLHTACGEALTALGRHPEARARLQAALAEAERLGYDEATAEVLRALAHAEDAAGLARAATVHRRRAEEFGPAP